ATTATATGAAAATTTCTTACGACTGCAACCCCTTCTTACAAATTCGCGTTCAATCGCTCAAATTTTAAATACTTTCTCGCGGTAGTACTGCAATTCGCCGATAGACTCTTTGATATCTTGCAACGCCTGATGGGTATTCAGCTTTTTAAAACCGTCTTTCAGTTCAGGCTGCCAACGGCTAACCAATTCTTTAATGGTGCTAACATCGATATTGCGATAGTGAAAGTGATCTTCCAGCTCGCGCATATAACGGTTTAAGAAGCGACGATCCTGCCCCACACTGTTACCACACATAGGTGACGCGCCCTTCGGAACATACTGGTTCAGAAAGGTCAATGTTTCCGCTACCGCATCAGCTTCGTTGTAATGGCTTGCCCGCACTCTTTCGATTAATCCTGACGCCCCATGATGTTGCTGATTCCAGTCATCCATTGCCGCCAAAACGTCATCAGATTGATGCACAGCAATCACTGGGCCCTGAGCAAGCACATTCAGATTTTCATCCGTTACCACTGTGGCAATTTCCAGAATACGATCAGTGTCAGGTTCCAGCCCGCTCATTTCCAAATCAATCCAGATAAGGTTCTTCACATCTGCAGCCATAGATTCTGCCTATATTTCCCGTTTTGTCCTGAACTCAGGCTTTTTTCTTAAAGACCGTGTATCATACTGCTTTTTTAACCGACAAAAAATCACCTTTGTTAGTGAAGACACCCCTGTGAGTAAAAAGAAACCCCTCAGCCGCGGACAGTTGCGCCGTATGCGCGCTAACCATCAAAAACGGTTGCACCGGAGCAGTCAGGACACGCCAACGCCTGATATACAGGATAGTTCACTTGAACCGGAACAAGCCGGTACTGTGATTTCTCGCTTTGGTCAACACGCCGACGTGGAAACCCTCGACGGGAAAATCACCCGCTGCAATATCCGCCGCACCATTACCAGCTTGGTTTGTGGGGATGATGTCGTCGTACGTCTCAGCAAAGACGCTCAAGCTGCTATTGCTGGCGTGGTTGAAGCTGTTCATCCGCGAAAATCATCACTGAGCCGACCAGACCTTTATGATGGCGTCAAAACCATTGCTGCCAATATCGATCAGATCTTAATTGTCTCTTCCGTATTGCCCTGCTTTACCACCCAGATTATTGATCGCTATCTCGTCGCTGCTGAAGATACAGAAATTCCTCCAGTTATTGTACTGAACAAAATTGATCTGCTGGATGATGAGCAGCGCCCCGCCATTGAAGCGGCGTTAGCTCGCTACCAGGCAATCGGTTATCCGGTTTATCGGGTCAGCTCCAAAACCGGGGAAGGTATTGATGCTCTGACAGCATTATTAAAAGACAAAGTCAGTGTTTTCGCTGGCCAGTCCGGTGTTGGCAAATCTTCGCTGATCAATGCCCTCATGCCAGATGCTGAATTGCTGACGGGTGATGTTTCCGGAGGTTCAGGTTTAGGTCAACACACCACCACCACAGCCCGATTGCTGCACTTTGCCTCTGGCGGCAAGCTGATCGACTCTCCCGGAGTACGTGAATTCGCCCTATGGCATTTGCCGGCAGATCGGGTCAGTTGGTGTTTTGTTGAATTCCGTGATTTTCTTGGCACTTGCAAATTCAGGGACTGTAAACATGGTGATGACCCCGGCTGCGCGTTACAAGAAGCGTTGCAACAACAACACATCACAGCCGATCGTTTTAGCAATTATCACCGCATTATTGCCAGCTTAGATGAGCAGCGACACGCCCGGCAATTTCGCGCTAATACCGATGAATAACAAAGAAATAAAGTTAACCTTTGCTGAGGAAGCCTAACTTGGACAAATTGAAAATTGCCCTGCAGTATTTACTGCCAAAGCACCTTGTATCCCGCTTGGTGGGCAAATTGGCCGCGGCTCAAGCCGGTAAAATCACCACAGCCACCATTAAGTGGTTTATTAAACAATACAATATTGATATGAGCGAGGCCGAACAATCGGCTCCTGAAGCTTACAACACCTTTAATGCCTTTTTTACTCGGGCACTTAAACCGGGAATGCGCCCAATTTTGGCCGATCCAATGATGATCACCCAGCCAGTTGATGGTGCAGTAAGTCAGTGCGGTCCAATTGAGGATGGCCGAATTTTTCAGGCAAAAGGCCACCACTTCACCTCACAAGCACTGCTAGGTGGCAATGCTGATGAGGCACGTCGTTTCCAAGGTGGTGACTTTGCTACCATTTATCTGGCTCCTAAGGATTATCATCGTATCCATATGCCAATAAAGGGCACCTTGTCCAAGATGACTTATATTCCTGGCGATCTGTTTTCAGTCAACCCACTCACAGCCCGTCACGTTCCAGGTCTGTTTGCCCGCAATGAACGTGTTGTGGCAACCTTTGAAACGGAAATTGGTCCTCTGGCCATGGTATTAGTGGGAGCAACCATTGTTGCCAGCATTGAAACCGTCTGGGCAGGGACCGTAACACCACCTTGCGGCAAAAAAGTGGTTAGCTGGGATTACCCAACTGAAGGCCCAGATGCCATTACGCTGGATAAAGGCGAAGAAATGGGCCGCTTCAAACTGGGCAGCACGGTAGTCATGTTATTTGCTCAAGATGCTCTGGCAAACTTTGCCGATGGGGTTGTGCCGGGCGCTGTTACCCGCATGGGACAGGCATTTGCCCACATCGCACCAAACGCATAAATCTGCCATTCGGTGCGTCGGCTATCGGCGCACCACCATCTTCACAATCCCATTCGTCGTTTTTAAGCTACAAGGCCAAGCCTGATCAATCTTTGCTACCGGGTTAAAAAACCGCAATAGTGCCACTCATCAACATATCATTCCGCTAATATCTTGGTTAAGATTCAGCAGGTTCAGTGCTGACTTTTTTACACACCATGATGTTACGACTGTTATTCCTGCTACTGTGCCTAGTAGGCACCAGCATCTCGGCCAATGCTTCTGTTGGGCTAGATAAACGCCTTGGGCTGAGTAATGCCACCAGCCAAAATGAACTCAGTTTTGACCAAAAACTGAGTCAGCTTAATACGGATATCGCGGCGCTGGCTCAATCTCAGGCAGCGTTTAACCAGACCCAACGGGAATTTGAGCTACAACGCCAAAGCCTGAACAATCAGCTGCAGGATGCCATACTTACTCTGCAGCCTCAGAAAAATATTGCACTGGCACAACAAGCCTCAATGGCTTATCTACGCCTGTCGGAGCTAAAAGAAAGTGAAGCGGACATAGGCCGTGCAATTACCACCTTGATGCAACGGCAAAAAAACCTGCCAGATTTAATTCGTGATGCCAGAGCCTCGCTCAATACCCACCTAAAAACTGAATTGCCACCGGCGGAGACGCCAGCAGGGGCCTTGCAGGCAGCTCAACGTAAACTGTATCAACAAAACCTCGCAACCCTAGAAACGGAACTCAGCACCAGTCCAACCCGCATTGAACTGGCACAACTACAACTAGAACTGGTCCGGGCGCAGTTACTGCAACAAGAAAAATTAATTGAACAGCTCAACAGCCAAATCAGTGATCAACGCAGGCAAACTACGGCGGCGACATTAGCGGATAATTTAATCGCACCGCACCATGTCACAGATCCGGTAACAAAACAGATTAGTGATGCAAACCAAGGCTATGGCGACCAGTTACAACAGCTAACCCAAAGCATCAATAAAACACTGCGACAGCAAGAACAGTCTGAAACTCAGTATCAACAACAAGCAAAACAGCTGAGTAATATTCAAGAACAGATTTCTTGGGTAAAACTCAATCCTGCCTTTGGCGACAGATTCTTGCAGATGCTGCAGGCGCTCCCTAAGCCACCCAGTTCGGAGAAACTACAAGGAGAGATCGCCGATGCCAGATTGGCTCGTTACCATGTCGAGCAGCAACAAAGTCTGAACCTACAACGGGAAGCCGAACCGGCATTTAATGAGTTGCAGCATAAGCTAATCGCATCTCAGCAGGTCTTACTGGGCAAACTGCTAGAAGCCTTTGATATGTATCTGAATGAACTGGGTAAACTGAAACTCAGTTATGAGCAATTAACGCAACAGTACAGTACGTTGAGCAATACCCTTAACGAACATCTCTTCTGGGTTCCCAATGCTGCGGCCATTAGTAAACTCTGGCTAACGGATCTACACAGTTCACTGTTGTGGCTCGTTCAACAAGCACCATGGCAACAGGTCTCAGGCGCACTGGAGCAGCAACGGGATCTATGGTTCTGGTGGATTATTCTGTTGGTGTTATCCCTGATGGTGCAAGACTTGGTCGCGCCCAAATTCAACGCCAGAATGACAGATTATGCTGCCCATGTCGGTAACGTTACTTTGGACAACTTCGCTTGTACATTCAAAGCCTTGTTGACGTCCTTGGCCTACGCACTGATCTGGCCGTTGCCAATCATGACCGCGGGATTGATTTTTTACCATTCAGGGCAGAATTTTGTGCAGGCGGTGGGTATGGCAATTATCGCCATGGGAGCATTGCAGTTGCTATATCGCTTCTATTACCTGTTGTCGCTGGAAAATGGGGTACTGACAGCCCACTTTGGCCGGGCACATGATGCCATCAAAGACGTGCAACTACGCCTGCGCCACTTTGTATTACTCGCCACGCCGTTACTGGGCATCATGGGCTTTACTGAAGTATTGGATACATCCCTTATCCGCAACAGCATTGGCCGTGGAGCCTTTATCATTTTCTGTATCCAGCTATTTATGCTGTATAAAGACGGACTTTCCATCGCTAGACGGTTCCGAGACCACCCGGATGATGATGGTAAAAATAAAAAACTGTTGCATAAAATACTCTGGCTAGTGCTGCTGTCAGTTCCCTTGCTCAGCGCAGTATTAGCTATACAAGGTTATTATTTCACTGCCTTCCAGATGTTATTACAGTTACAACTTTCTTTGGTTTTAGGGCTCAGCTTCTTATTAGCTTATCAATTGATCCGCCGCTGGATGCTGATTGAACGACGCCGAATAGCCTTTGACCGAGCCAAGGCCCGCCGGGCTGATATGCTCGCTCTGCGGGAAAAAGGTGAAACCCATGTCAGTGAAACCCTCGACACCTATGAAGAACCCGTAGTGGATCTGGAGACGATTTCCAGTCAATCCCTTGGTTTGGTGCGTTCTTTGCTGCTTCTGGCTTTTTTTGCCAGCTTGATTGGCCTGTGGAGCCAAACCCATACCGCACTGTTTTCTTTTCTTGATAGCATCACTCTGTGGACCAGTTCCACCAGCATCAATGGCCTTGAGCAACAAGTGCCTATCACGCTCAAATCCGTGCTCTTCGGGCTGATTATTGTCGGCTTTTCTCTGATGATTGCCACCAATCTTCCCGGCCTGCTGGAACTGATGCTATTGCAACGATTGGACCTAACCCCAGGCACGGGATTTGCGATTACCACTGTCAGCCGTTATCTGGTGGTGTTTTTCGGCACCCTGATAGGCTTTTCGACTCTGGGGATGGAATGGTCAAAACTGCAATGGTTGATTGCCGCCTTGTCCGTGGGTCTCGGCTTTGGACTGCAGGAAATTTTCGCTAATTTTATTTCTGGTCTGATTATTCTATTTGAAAAACCAGTGCGTATCGGTGATACCGTCACTATCCGGGATCTCACCGGCACAGTGAGTAAAATCCAAATTCGCGCCACCACCATCATTGACTGGGATCGCAAAGAAATTATCGTTCCCAACAAAGCCTTTATTACCGAACAGCTGATCAACTGGTCACTGTCAGACCCTATC
This region of Shewanella sp. NFH-SH190041 genomic DNA includes:
- the orn gene encoding oligoribonuclease, with amino-acid sequence MAADVKNLIWIDLEMSGLEPDTDRILEIATVVTDENLNVLAQGPVIAVHQSDDVLAAMDDWNQQHHGASGLIERVRASHYNEADAVAETLTFLNQYVPKGASPMCGNSVGQDRRFLNRYMRELEDHFHYRNIDVSTIKELVSRWQPELKDGFKKLNTHQALQDIKESIGELQYYREKVFKI
- the rsgA gene encoding small ribosomal subunit biogenesis GTPase RsgA, with the translated sequence MSKKKPLSRGQLRRMRANHQKRLHRSSQDTPTPDIQDSSLEPEQAGTVISRFGQHADVETLDGKITRCNIRRTITSLVCGDDVVVRLSKDAQAAIAGVVEAVHPRKSSLSRPDLYDGVKTIAANIDQILIVSSVLPCFTTQIIDRYLVAAEDTEIPPVIVLNKIDLLDDEQRPAIEAALARYQAIGYPVYRVSSKTGEGIDALTALLKDKVSVFAGQSGVGKSSLINALMPDAELLTGDVSGGSGLGQHTTTTARLLHFASGGKLIDSPGVREFALWHLPADRVSWCFVEFRDFLGTCKFRDCKHGDDPGCALQEALQQQHITADRFSNYHRIIASLDEQRHARQFRANTDE
- the asd gene encoding archaetidylserine decarboxylase (Phosphatidylserine decarboxylase is synthesized as a single chain precursor. Generation of the pyruvoyl active site from a Ser is coupled to cleavage of a Gly-Ser bond between the larger (beta) and smaller (alpha chains). It is an integral membrane protein.) → MDKLKIALQYLLPKHLVSRLVGKLAAAQAGKITTATIKWFIKQYNIDMSEAEQSAPEAYNTFNAFFTRALKPGMRPILADPMMITQPVDGAVSQCGPIEDGRIFQAKGHHFTSQALLGGNADEARRFQGGDFATIYLAPKDYHRIHMPIKGTLSKMTYIPGDLFSVNPLTARHVPGLFARNERVVATFETEIGPLAMVLVGATIVASIETVWAGTVTPPCGKKVVSWDYPTEGPDAITLDKGEEMGRFKLGSTVVMLFAQDALANFADGVVPGAVTRMGQAFAHIAPNA
- a CDS encoding mechanosensitive ion channel domain-containing protein translates to MLRLLFLLLCLVGTSISANASVGLDKRLGLSNATSQNELSFDQKLSQLNTDIAALAQSQAAFNQTQREFELQRQSLNNQLQDAILTLQPQKNIALAQQASMAYLRLSELKESEADIGRAITTLMQRQKNLPDLIRDARASLNTHLKTELPPAETPAGALQAAQRKLYQQNLATLETELSTSPTRIELAQLQLELVRAQLLQQEKLIEQLNSQISDQRRQTTAATLADNLIAPHHVTDPVTKQISDANQGYGDQLQQLTQSINKTLRQQEQSETQYQQQAKQLSNIQEQISWVKLNPAFGDRFLQMLQALPKPPSSEKLQGEIADARLARYHVEQQQSLNLQREAEPAFNELQHKLIASQQVLLGKLLEAFDMYLNELGKLKLSYEQLTQQYSTLSNTLNEHLFWVPNAAAISKLWLTDLHSSLLWLVQQAPWQQVSGALEQQRDLWFWWIILLVLSLMVQDLVAPKFNARMTDYAAHVGNVTLDNFACTFKALLTSLAYALIWPLPIMTAGLIFYHSGQNFVQAVGMAIIAMGALQLLYRFYYLLSLENGVLTAHFGRAHDAIKDVQLRLRHFVLLATPLLGIMGFTEVLDTSLIRNSIGRGAFIIFCIQLFMLYKDGLSIARRFRDHPDDDGKNKKLLHKILWLVLLSVPLLSAVLAIQGYYFTAFQMLLQLQLSLVLGLSFLLAYQLIRRWMLIERRRIAFDRAKARRADMLALREKGETHVSETLDTYEEPVVDLETISSQSLGLVRSLLLLAFFASLIGLWSQTHTALFSFLDSITLWTSSTSINGLEQQVPITLKSVLFGLIIVGFSLMIATNLPGLLELMLLQRLDLTPGTGFAITTVSRYLVVFFGTLIGFSTLGMEWSKLQWLIAALSVGLGFGLQEIFANFISGLIILFEKPVRIGDTVTIRDLTGTVSKIQIRATTIIDWDRKEIIVPNKAFITEQLINWSLSDPITRVIINVAVARDSDPAKVEAALYQAVKECNEALDVPEPEVWFAGFGQHTQDYEVRAYARDMNARWPLRHALHKLISSKLRENNLELAYPQLEIHLPSQQTKDNPHGLFR